Below is a window of Camelina sativa cultivar DH55 chromosome 11, Cs, whole genome shotgun sequence DNA.
atatataaccataattcttcttctctgaatTACATTTTTAAGTTAGCTAAATTAGTTCTCTTGATTTACAGTGATTTGGTAACCAATACTTTGAGCCAACACCAATGCGATTCAAATTTGTATCCGAGTGGCAAGAGAGCTTTATATGCGGTGTGTttgagaaatatatttattacacaaaaaatcagagaacccatttcaaagtttcaaatttaaacCCTCACGATGGGAAAAAGgtcaacaaaataacaaatcaatcTCTTTCTATCGAGagcaaagaagtaaaaaaaaaagaaagaatggaaAGACTCTTAAAATGGGAAAAATCTCTctagaagcaaaagaaaaagacctGTCTCTCTCGCTAAAACTGCACTTTTGGTATACCTAAAAAGAATGATACTCTCTGGTCCAGAATCAAGCTcgactctttttttgttttcaaggaATACTCTGTTTTGGAACCTATTTTACCTTCGTTCCCTTTTCGGGTTTCATCCTCGGCTTTGGTCTTGCGGTTATAACACCATTTGAGGATTCGTGAGTGTTGTTGCCCGAGATGTCTGTTTCCTGAGACAGAACCAATGTCACGTGTTCTCCAGAGGTTGCCTCTTTCCATCCTGATTCATTCACATTGAATATACAACtcaatatatattgaaattaaacGATTAGCGGTGTTAAATTAAAATGTCAAGTCAAAAGAAGATTTACTCTTTGCAAGAAACTCCTTTGCTTTGTGGTTGTTAAACTGCACGCTTATGTGATGATGAGTTGTCTTTACTTCGGCTGCAGTTGAATTTGAGTTCTTATCACCTTTGTCTGCGTTTTCATGGACTGCCGAAACTTTCCTTCCCTGACTGCTCACTGGTCTCCATATCTTTACAGTTGCTTGCTCACTTGTGGGTTTCACCTCAACAGTCTTCGTTCTTCTATCCTCTTCACTgcatttggtttggttatgcaCTCCGCTGAGACCACTTTTTGGGATTGTTAAACTGAACGCTCCAATCCGAAGTTCACTGTTCCTTGTCTGATCTAGCTGAGTTACTGCTGCATGTTGTGATATCGATTTGGGGTTAACGGATTTTCGGCTCCAAACTTTAGCAGTATTGACTCTTGTGTCTCTGTTGATTCCATTCTTTCGCATGCCTCCAAGTTTTGGCGCATGATTAGCATGGAACCCATTCGACCTACGGCCATTTTGTCTTTCCATGTATTGGCCATTGCCAaagccatcatcatcaaccattGGCGCTTGACATTCACCGTTTCTCCCATCATTCGTTTCCAAAACTTGAGGGTCCTCGAGGGATGAAGAAGCATCAATCGGTATGGAATCTGGTCTCTGTGCCTCGGAATCAGAAGCTACAGGTAGCTGGCTTGATGACTCAGCTGGATATTGTTGTTCCTCTGATGTGGTACTCTCGTCTTCCTTAGCATCTTTTTTCTGATCCTTCTCCCGCTGTTCTTTCTGTcttagcttcttcctcttcttcctctccaaaaGCTCAGCTTGTCTGCTCCGAACATAATATTAGTAAATAAGACGCCACTAAAGTGGATACTAAAGTGGATTTAGCAATGTTATATGACTGGCATTGCGATTATAAGCACATACCTTCTTCGagcagcttcttcctcttcaacaagTAAATTTTGGCACCTCAGAGCTTCTGCATCTTTGTCAGCCAGCCATGCTTTGATCTACACATTAAGAgtacaaaaaaatttcacatgCAAGGAATACATGCAAAGCAAAAGTTTGCGTATTAGACGCTTTGCTTTGCCAACTAGAGAGGAATGGTGAAACCTTGAAGGAAAAACTTTACCAATCGCTGTTCTAGAAGGAAGCTTGCGCAAGCAACAACATTTTTTGGCTCCAGTACATTTTTACCAATTTCCCCatcaaaaatgtatttttgcATTGGTGCAGCCTCGTTACACAGGAATGTTTTTTCACTTGCATCATCGAGAATGCTAAAAAGTTCCTGCGAAGAAACTGGAAAACTAGATGGTCTAGCCTGGAGAATATCCTGGAAAAATAGGAACATATATCAGCCATGAGGTTGAACACTGTGGATACTTTATCTGGAAAGGTAAATAAAGAAACCGTCAAGAGATATATGAATATTCATACCAAAATGCCAGAACCAGCTCTTAGATAATATTGCGGCAGAGCAGTATATCCTGGTTTTTCGATAAGTGACATAAGTCCTGACTCAACTGATACCCCAGGAACATCctacaaaaattcaaataaagcATCTTGAGTTGGAAATGTCTACAAAACATTTTAGTTAGGAAGACAGATTCATTATGCAGAATGCAGAATGTGAGGGTATGTCTACGAATTAGGTATGGTCTACTCTTGCTTTTCTAACTAACTTGTATTATTTGGAAACGAACCCCATAACCCCGATGAAGTCACATGGCATTTCTAGGAaacatttataataaaacaatgtTTATAATGGTATCACACCTTGCACTAATGAAGAGAAGAAGCGATAAGGCATTGCTAAAGAGTCAAAACCTTAGGCAAGATGtgacaaacaacaagaaaattaatacTGGGAAGACTGAAGAACATGTTCTGCCACACTCGTATGATGCTACGCTCTCCATGCATTTTTTAAGGGTGAAGataagaaaaaatttattggAAAGAAAGGGAAAGCATCCCTGGGAATCATAATACCTCCAGCATCATGCTCTTTAATGAGAGAATCTCCTTTGCATCAATTGCAGAAAGCTGAAATAACCACAGAGATTGAACAGGATCAGTACCTGATGGAAAAAAACTAATCGAATCGGCAAAAACTGTGAGAAGGCGTCTAGAGGGTAAACTACCTTATTCCAAAAGGCTCCCAGCGCATCTCTTTCTTTGCCAGAATCCTGAAAACATGTAAACACAACCTTCAGAGAGTTTGAAAGACATGAAACCAAAATAGTACTAGTTCAGACTAAGCAAACCTTTTCATGCTTTCTTTGACGCCGATGCATGCGGTGATGTCTTCTATAGTTGACAGGAGAGCAAAACTCCATATTACACTTTTCACACTTCTGCATTTGTATCTTCAAAGGAGTCAGCAATGGCCAGCCTGGGAGCGAAAAGAGAACATCAAATAAAGTCCAGGTACCATACCCCAGGCGACATGATATTCAAGCATCACTTAGATCttaaaaaactcaagaaaaccTTTCAAGaataaagctatatatatatcctctccTAACACCCAATCCACTTGATTCCAATGATAGATTAGTCAGTGACAATGTCAAATCCAAAAAGATGAGAGACAATGAGACAAGCATTTACCTGGACGTTCTAAGGTATGGAGGAGTTGAAAAAGCTGGACTGGAGTATTTTCAGGTCtagggaaagaaagaaaaggatcCTTTCCAACCGCTCGTCTGATGAGCATATCGAGTGAATCATTCCCATCTTGTTTCACCAGCTCCATCGAATTCAAACTGCAAACAGGCATTCACAAATTCCTATAAACACAGAAGTTCACATAAATCTATAACACTGAAACCTAATTCTTCCCTAAGCAAACTATATTAAAACCAAATCACATAAGGCGGAACACAGTATTCGATTCAATCGTCATCAGAATCACTAACACAGATGCCTAACAGAGAGcaaaatcgaaattgaaaatCTAATCAACACATACAGTGATGCGATACACGAAGGAAGGAATGAATGATTCAAATCGATTTAGGTGTTTGTATTCATACGAAGAGAATGGTTGAGTCCGATCACGtaccagttaaaaaaaaaaaacaaaaaagaaacagtaaACAGATCGGGGCGGAGAataggaagaagagaaaaatcaagAGCGATCCTCGGAGGAGGTGAGAGAGACGGGAGCGAAGCAGAGCTTGAGACGGAAGAAAGTCGCCGAGAAAATCCAAGAAAGTGATGGGacgcttaaaaaaaaaaatgagagaaaaattcGGGAGAGGGAAGGAGGGAGAGAGGAGGCAAAAGAGCTGTGGGGAAGAAGAAATTATAAAGGCGTACggggaaacaaaaaacaacccTGGGGGACTCCATTTCGCAATTTCCAGCAAATATATTGGTTTTTtggatattaaaattaaaattaaaattataaggaaatttgtagaattttgaaaagaaaaacacatttttttctctgatttttctttgtttttttttcttaacagtTAAGATTTGTTATTTGAAGAAAGCCACTGGGATAGACATAGATGATTCATCAACAATTTGTCTAGATCTGGTTGGTCTAATGATGAAAGTAAtgcaatttcttctttttttttcttcttattttatccaaataaataatgaaaatttatagaaatatattacaaattacaaaatttccCTGCATACTTAACTTTTTGATTACCAATACTTTTTAACTAGGAAAAGTCAGACTTAGATTATAATCTCTTCATGGGGATTAcaacaaatttaatttagtcTATTTTTCATCTATAAAAGTTCCAACTTAAGACCACACAATAAAAATCTTTTTGGATAGCCAAATTAGTACACCTGTTGAGTTACcaaatatatttctatatatctttgtagaaatatttaaatacgaatatttgaaaatatatagtataagtAGGAAAATTGTGTTATAACCGGAAATGTTCAAAATAATGTAGTTACATGAACACTTTTGTATATTATGGTTTTTAGAGGGGAAAAATAGTGGTATGTTGGGAATATACTGCGCAAATTCGAATATGGTAGTGTTTTCTTGAGACTAGCAAGAGAGAGGGACTATGTGCAGCCTCATGAATAAGAAAGATGCAAATTCTACGATTCgagaaacataagtaaaatagaATAAGACTTCGTAGATCTCAGGGAGTAAACAACTGAGTTACTTATGatcatactaaaaaaaaatctataagtGAGTATATTCctttattctaaaaaaataaaaatcatttattcaCTTAATTACCCCAACGACCCTTGACTATTCACATTTTATTCCATCATAAAGACAAAATAGCTCAAGTATTAAAAATGTTTCAACAATTTCCAATATGCTGAGAAGTGAGAATGGTCCACTAAGATTGAAGAATCAACAAGCGTTACAACTCTTTCTGCAAGTACCGTAGTAATCTGGAGAGCCAATCATATAGACAGGGTTTTTCTTGCATTCACCAAGCTCAGCCCATCTTGGACAgttgtcatcttcatcactgCATTCCCCACTCTCCtcatttctttcttgtttcttggcaTAGATCAGTTTTTTCGCCACTAACAGTTCCCCTTTCACCACAGGGCATCTCAAATGAGTGCTTGTCTCATCCAAAGATGAATTTAAGTGTCTGGTGAAGAACAAAACTGCGTTTCCTTTCACTGGTCTCAAAATGTTACTACCGGTCTCTGAGCAGCTCTTTTTGGATTtcatctgaagaaaaaaaagagaattcaaCATTCTTTGTGGTGTGCCAAATAAGAGATCTTTTTGCctctcaaaatttaaaaataaaactgacCTGTGAATTTGGGAACAGAAGGTCTCCACCTTGAGTTGTGTTTGAGAGGTAGAGAATGACGGTTGCCAGCAAAACTTCATCTTGAGATACCGAGCTAGATTCCTCTCCAAAATAATCAAGCCTTTTTGCCGACTCCTCAGACGTATAACTTCTTACCTTGATAGAGCCACTGTTTTCTGAAACATGTTCGTCAAGGGAGAAACATAAAACCAACAAGTTTGGCCAAGAAAAGAGGCGTTCCAAGAGAAACCATTAAGTCTCAATAGATTGAACATCAAGTTAAGTAAAGTTCTAGTAC
It encodes the following:
- the LOC104722405 gene encoding probable prolyl 4-hydroxylase 12 isoform X3, with translation MGKSDDTEGSYVLGSKFVDPRRVLQLSWQPRVFLYRGFLSEEECAHLISLRKETSVLNSGDALDVPDPVVAGIEEKIAAWTFLPRENSGSIKVRSYTSEESAKRLDYFGEESSSVSQDEVLLATVILYLSNTTQGGDLLFPNSQMKSKKSCSETGSNILRPVKGNAVLFFTRHLNSSLDETSTHLRCPVVKGELLVAKKLIYAKKQERNEESGECSDEDDNCPRWAELGECKKNPVYMIGSPDYYGTCRKSCNAC
- the LOC104722405 gene encoding probable prolyl 4-hydroxylase 12 isoform X1, with the translated sequence MACLSQIILILMIMMSSSSSPFCSGGSRKELRDKEEMGKSDDTEGSYVLGSKFVDPRRVLQLSWQPRVFLYRGFLSEEECAHLISLRKETSVLNSGDALDVPDPVVAGIEEKIAAWTFLPRENSGSIKVRSYTSEESAKRLDYFGEESSSVSQDEVLLATVILYLSNTTQGGDLLFPNSQMKSKKSCSETGSNILRPVKGNAVLFFTRHLNSSLDETSTHLRCPVVKGELLVAKKLIYAKKQERNEESGECSDEDDNCPRWAELGECKKNPVYMIGSPDYYGTCRKSCNAC
- the LOC104722405 gene encoding probable prolyl 4-hydroxylase 12 isoform X4, which gives rise to MATKVRVFLYRGFLSEEECAHLISLRKETSVLNSGDALDVPDPVVAGIEEKIAAWTFLPRENSGSIKVRSYTSEESAKRLDYFGEESSSVSQDEVLLATVILYLSNTTQGGDLLFPNSQMKSKKSCSETGSNILRPVKGNAVLFFTRHLNSSLDETSTHLRCPVVKGELLVAKKLIYAKKQERNEESGECSDEDDNCPRWAELGECKKNPVYMIGSPDYYGTCRKSCNAC
- the LOC104722404 gene encoding uncharacterized protein LOC104722404, with the translated sequence MELVKQDGNDSLDMLIRRAVGKDPFLSFPRPENTPVQLFQLLHTLERPGWPLLTPLKIQMQKCEKCNMEFCSPVNYRRHHRMHRRQRKHEKDSGKERDALGAFWNKLSAIDAKEILSLKSMMLEDVPGVSVESGLMSLIEKPGYTALPQYYLRAGSGILDILQARPSSFPVSSQELFSILDDASEKTFLCNEAAPMQKYIFDGEIGKNVLEPKNVVACASFLLEQRLIKAWLADKDAEALRCQNLLVEEEEAARRRQAELLERKKRKKLRQKEQREKDQKKDAKEDESTTSEEQQYPAESSSQLPVASDSEAQRPDSIPIDASSSLEDPQVLETNDGRNGECQAPMVDDDGFGNGQYMERQNGRRSNGFHANHAPKLGGMRKNGINRDTRVNTAKVWSRKSVNPKSISQHAAVTQLDQTRNSELRIGAFSLTIPKSGLSGVHNQTKCSEEDRRTKTVEVKPTSEQATVKIWRPVSSQGRKVSAVHENADKGDKNSNSTAAEVKTTHHHISVQFNNHKAKEFLAKRWKEATSGEHVTLVLSQETDISGNNTHESSNGVITARPKPRMKPEKGTKVK